Proteins found in one Balneolaceae bacterium genomic segment:
- a CDS encoding MMPL family transporter → MKKLIQFFEPLVKFNIHHPFWVLGISIGLAILASIFAIRLQVDTDLANLLPESNPNVQALEKLKDVAGGETEMKVGIKSPDFQANIEFARQLADSSLNLYYPRQDIYFFNRAELRRETGVLKDNALYLATTSELQDIIDFLQAEIDEAREEANPFFVDFGADFEDEESEDGDEDSSQIDQFQQSYDNLIPSEYQVNEDSTLVILTLYPTGSQNNIRYLEDMFDRYQELIDKMNPKSFHPEMEVKFGGRLKRHLTEFESIMNDVFNSFALGISSVILLVMIYFGGKKYINYRRGTASDKDHGIFQHIIRMPVPVIIIGLPLLISLMWTFGITYMVLGVLNTMTSVLFVILFGLGIDYGIHFYARYIEIRSSGLSVEDSVFASYRKTGTAILVSAITTASALFILLVADFRGFSEFGFIAGLGIVLALLCMLYVLPALLVIFDRWNWILLVERAKDKVQKPVIRRFPFSRTIVVFGLLISVVVLSFSGNLRFEYDFGVLEPDYEEYDEFRSFVKAADEDTRRNSAYIITDNTEDVFKVLEKIRTKKEENPETLIDEVEALQERFPPTQELAEEKLKYISRIRQLLQNDFIVNQESETLDILRRGSQTREPLDEDRIPDYLKNRFMTKDGEIGRFVIVYPKPGLSDGLKSIAFKNEISDITLDDGTVYHAASTSIVAATMLDLMRKESPYMVLATFIVVFIIILVSFRSFRWTFIALIPLIIGLLWLFGILLIFGLKFNFYNLVVLPAILGIGCDNGVHLAHRFRDEGEKNMWEVLSSTGQHITIGSITTMMGFAGLLFTNHPGLNSIGTMAVIGIGMTLITALTFLPSIVQVLEDRNKIHD, encoded by the coding sequence ATGAAAAAATTAATTCAGTTTTTTGAGCCTCTCGTAAAATTTAATATTCACCATCCCTTTTGGGTTTTGGGCATATCGATCGGTTTAGCGATTTTGGCTTCTATATTTGCAATTCGTTTGCAGGTTGATACAGATCTTGCCAATCTGCTTCCCGAGTCCAATCCAAATGTACAAGCCCTTGAAAAGCTGAAAGATGTAGCCGGGGGAGAAACAGAAATGAAAGTGGGTATCAAATCTCCCGATTTCCAGGCAAATATTGAGTTTGCCAGGCAATTAGCAGACAGCAGTCTGAATCTCTACTATCCGCGGCAGGATATTTATTTCTTCAACAGGGCGGAGTTAAGACGGGAAACCGGGGTTCTGAAAGATAACGCATTATATCTTGCAACTACTTCAGAGCTTCAGGATATCATCGATTTTTTGCAAGCAGAGATTGATGAGGCGCGAGAAGAAGCCAATCCTTTTTTCGTGGATTTTGGTGCTGATTTTGAAGATGAAGAATCGGAAGATGGAGATGAAGATTCGAGCCAAATTGACCAATTCCAGCAGAGTTACGACAACCTGATTCCATCGGAATACCAGGTGAATGAAGATAGTACACTGGTAATTTTAACTCTTTATCCAACAGGTTCGCAGAATAATATTCGATACCTGGAAGATATGTTCGACCGGTACCAGGAACTGATCGATAAAATGAACCCAAAGTCATTTCATCCGGAGATGGAGGTAAAGTTTGGCGGCCGGTTAAAACGGCATCTGACTGAGTTCGAATCCATTATGAATGATGTATTCAACAGCTTTGCACTTGGAATTTCGAGCGTTATTCTTTTGGTGATGATCTACTTTGGCGGAAAGAAATATATCAACTATCGAAGGGGGACGGCATCAGATAAAGATCATGGTATTTTTCAGCATATTATTCGAATGCCCGTTCCTGTGATTATTATCGGTCTGCCATTGCTGATCAGTCTCATGTGGACGTTTGGCATTACATATATGGTTCTGGGAGTGTTAAATACAATGACCTCCGTACTTTTTGTGATTCTGTTTGGCCTGGGAATTGATTACGGTATTCATTTCTATGCACGATATATTGAGATTCGTTCATCCGGGTTATCCGTTGAGGATAGTGTATTTGCATCTTATCGAAAAACAGGAACCGCCATACTTGTAAGTGCCATTACCACCGCATCTGCACTTTTTATACTTCTTGTAGCCGATTTCAGAGGTTTCTCAGAATTTGGTTTCATAGCGGGTTTGGGTATTGTTTTGGCTCTCCTCTGCATGTTATATGTATTACCGGCACTGCTTGTAATTTTCGACCGATGGAACTGGATTCTGCTGGTTGAACGAGCAAAAGATAAAGTCCAAAAGCCTGTGATTCGACGTTTTCCGTTTTCGAGAACAATTGTTGTTTTTGGACTGTTGATCTCTGTGGTTGTTTTGTCTTTTTCCGGCAACCTTCGGTTTGAATACGATTTTGGAGTACTGGAACCTGACTACGAGGAGTACGATGAGTTTAGAAGTTTTGTAAAAGCAGCAGATGAAGACACCCGAAGAAATTCAGCCTACATCATTACAGACAATACAGAAGATGTTTTTAAGGTTCTTGAGAAAATCAGAACCAAAAAGGAGGAAAATCCTGAAACTCTTATTGATGAAGTAGAAGCCTTGCAGGAGCGATTCCCGCCAACACAGGAATTAGCGGAGGAGAAACTCAAATATATTTCCAGGATCAGGCAGTTGCTCCAGAATGATTTTATTGTAAATCAAGAGAGCGAAACGCTCGATATTCTGCGAAGAGGTTCACAAACAAGAGAGCCGCTGGACGAAGACCGGATTCCCGATTACCTGAAAAACAGGTTCATGACCAAAGACGGGGAAATTGGACGGTTTGTCATTGTTTATCCAAAACCGGGTTTATCAGATGGCTTGAAGTCGATCGCTTTTAAAAATGAGATTTCAGATATTACTCTCGATGATGGTACGGTTTATCATGCCGCAAGTACATCTATCGTGGCAGCAACGATGCTCGACCTTATGCGTAAGGAGAGTCCCTATATGGTATTGGCTACATTTATAGTTGTATTTATCATCATATTGGTTTCATTCAGAAGTTTTCGCTGGACGTTCATTGCACTGATACCCCTTATCATAGGATTGCTTTGGCTGTTCGGGATACTTTTGATTTTCGGCCTGAAATTCAATTTTTACAATCTTGTAGTGTTGCCCGCTATTCTTGGAATTGGTTGTGATAATGGTGTGCACCTGGCTCACCGATTTCGGGATGAAGGCGAGAAAAATATGTGGGAGGTTCTTTCCAGTACCGGTCAGCATATTACTATTGGTTCAATAACAACAATGATGGGATTTGCCGGTCTGCTCTTCACCAATCATCCCGGATTGAACTCTATCGGAACGATGGCGGTAATTGGTATTGGAATGACGCTGATTACGGCCCTGACATTTTTACCGTCTATTGTACAGGTATTGGAAGACAGAAATAAGATTCACGATTAA
- a CDS encoding peptidase M61 gives MKKYIPLLLLLFIWSCSPKSGSQLQEDETSIQAVPIETSIDLTAMENDQLTVRIDPGDFDQDTVLYRLPRVIPGTYMESNFGSFVENMTAFYMDGSSAPVSSTDTNTWTLSNAPSVDYLEYKVNDTFDIENTDKATPYSMAGTNISEEIYVLNLHGFVGYFEGWQENKYELNITSPTDFKSSSALNIASSDTTTDQITTTYFADRYFEVIDNPMMYGHFTKEEFEVDGIDIVFSLYSPSGNHTAAGQKDVIYDIMSAQKQYLGDLETTDRYSIFLYMAGQSQDATNFGALEHHTSTVMVYPDYINNNQLEEGLVDVISHEFFHIVTPLNLHSEDIRYFDYYTPTFSKHLWMYEGLTEYFASHFQIYEGLDTKEEFYEKISQKIQYAKTFNDTLSFTEMSENVLDEPYASNYLNVYMKGALINMCLDIIMREESDNTRSMITLMKELTERYGTERPFEDDALIEEIATMTYPEIGEFLETHVIGSTPVNYDTYLRKVGLEQAEAERPTSFFFADQSTPFFNVDQEEGTIFLREDIELHSTLKELGAQGGDVIVSVNGEPLNLQTAQQIIGGSMSWNPETEIELVVERDGEEVTLSGVYGNPVYIKRIIREVEKPTDDQLTLRNWWLGAE, from the coding sequence ATGAAAAAATACATACCTCTACTACTTCTCCTTTTTATTTGGAGCTGTTCCCCTAAATCTGGCTCTCAACTTCAAGAGGATGAGACCTCGATCCAGGCAGTCCCAATCGAAACATCAATTGACCTAACGGCTATGGAAAACGATCAGCTGACGGTTCGGATAGATCCGGGAGATTTTGATCAGGATACGGTTTTATATCGTTTGCCAAGAGTTATACCGGGAACATATATGGAGAGCAATTTCGGATCTTTTGTGGAAAATATGACGGCGTTCTACATGGATGGCAGTTCTGCACCTGTAAGCTCTACCGATACAAATACGTGGACGTTAAGCAATGCTCCAAGTGTTGATTACCTGGAATACAAAGTCAATGATACGTTTGACATTGAGAATACTGACAAAGCCACTCCCTACTCAATGGCAGGCACAAATATTTCTGAAGAGATCTACGTACTGAATCTCCATGGATTTGTTGGATATTTTGAAGGATGGCAGGAAAACAAATATGAATTAAACATCACGTCCCCAACAGATTTTAAAAGTTCTTCGGCTTTAAACATTGCCTCATCGGATACTACTACAGATCAAATAACCACCACCTATTTTGCCGACCGATATTTTGAGGTGATTGACAATCCAATGATGTACGGGCATTTCACCAAGGAGGAGTTTGAGGTAGATGGGATAGATATTGTATTCAGTCTCTATTCGCCATCTGGTAACCACACAGCTGCAGGACAAAAAGATGTAATCTATGATATCATGTCTGCTCAAAAACAGTACCTGGGAGACCTGGAAACAACAGATCGCTATAGCATTTTTCTCTACATGGCCGGTCAATCTCAGGATGCGACGAACTTCGGAGCTCTTGAGCATCATACCTCAACCGTTATGGTCTATCCGGATTACATAAATAACAATCAATTGGAAGAGGGGTTGGTGGATGTTATTTCGCATGAATTTTTCCATATCGTTACCCCGCTAAATCTACACTCTGAGGATATTCGATATTTTGACTATTACACCCCCACATTCTCAAAACACCTGTGGATGTATGAAGGACTCACAGAATATTTCGCCAGTCATTTCCAGATTTATGAGGGCCTGGATACGAAAGAGGAGTTTTACGAAAAAATCTCACAGAAAATACAATACGCAAAGACCTTCAATGATACTCTGAGCTTTACAGAGATGAGTGAAAATGTGCTGGATGAACCTTATGCATCAAATTATCTGAATGTGTATATGAAGGGGGCACTTATCAACATGTGTCTTGATATTATCATGCGTGAAGAGAGTGATAATACACGAAGTATGATAACACTCATGAAAGAACTCACAGAGAGATACGGAACTGAAAGGCCTTTCGAGGATGATGCTTTAATTGAAGAGATCGCAACGATGACGTACCCGGAAATCGGTGAATTCTTAGAAACACATGTAATCGGATCCACACCTGTCAATTATGATACATATCTAAGAAAAGTAGGGTTGGAGCAAGCCGAAGCAGAACGTCCAACATCATTTTTCTTTGCGGATCAGTCAACTCCATTTTTTAATGTTGACCAGGAGGAAGGAACAATTTTTCTGCGGGAGGATATTGAACTTCACAGCACACTTAAAGAATTAGGTGCACAGGGAGGCGATGTGATTGTTTCAGTAAATGGTGAACCTCTCAATCTTCAAACAGCGCAACAGATCATAGGCGGTTCCATGAGTTGGAATCCGGAAACTGAAATTGAGTTGGTAGTAGAGCGTGATGGCGAAGAAGTGACTCTGAGCGGAGTGTACGGGAACCCGGTATATATCAAACGAATCATCCGGGAAGTTGAAAAGCCAACCGATGATCAGTTAACTCTTAGGAACTGGTGGCTGGGAGCGGAATAA
- the recO gene encoding DNA repair protein RecO has protein sequence MVTKTEAVVLRTVDYSESSLIVTLFTRKHGVIAVIAKGAKRPKSKFSALMVPGQVLEVVVYIKPTRNVQTLSEASYLLKLDQLRIDLEKLALATTTLELINQVLHENEVNEILFAFLVKFLRWINSCDNPGRIIFPYVQLRVMSHIGIGIQPEENIDDETSSGYMNIELGTLSQNTEGAESVQLTSGQFQFIRDTIFSKKKSIFRIDLEKSELSELIEYLDRYIRYHIEGVKPRKSDGIFDKILDH, from the coding sequence ATGGTTACAAAAACAGAGGCTGTTGTTTTACGAACGGTTGACTACAGCGAATCGAGTTTAATTGTGACTCTTTTTACCCGCAAGCATGGGGTTATTGCTGTGATCGCAAAAGGAGCCAAACGGCCGAAGAGCAAATTTTCGGCGCTGATGGTTCCGGGACAGGTTTTAGAGGTGGTCGTGTACATCAAACCAACCAGAAATGTTCAAACTCTTTCTGAAGCTTCCTACCTTCTAAAACTCGATCAGCTCCGGATTGATCTTGAAAAATTAGCTCTCGCCACAACCACCCTCGAACTGATCAACCAGGTACTGCACGAGAATGAGGTAAATGAGATACTTTTTGCATTCCTGGTTAAATTTCTCAGGTGGATCAATTCCTGCGATAATCCCGGCCGAATTATTTTCCCGTATGTTCAACTGCGGGTGATGTCACATATCGGTATTGGAATACAACCTGAAGAAAATATAGATGATGAAACCTCATCCGGTTATATGAATATAGAGTTGGGTACGTTATCACAAAATACAGAGGGGGCCGAATCGGTTCAGCTTACATCTGGGCAGTTTCAGTTTATCAGAGATACAATATTTTCAAAGAAAAAGTCTATTTTTAGGATTGATTTGGAAAAAAGTGAACTAAGTGAGTTAATTGAATATTTAGACAGGTATATTCGTTACCACATAGAAGGAGTAAAACCCAGGAAATCCGATGGAATTTTTGATAAGATTTTAGATCATTGA
- a CDS encoding trypsin-like peptidase domain-containing protein yields MKFRDKLLSGILLILIGIMLGMILMLFREGSFSFDLAEVQVTEVKKSSEPIWSDEDLEKIDDRFLFQTAAKRITPTVVYIETVVSNRNRTRGGSDEEEEEDGFWERFLPPRARTVGSGVLITRDGYILTNNHVIEDAVRDGISVTLNDKRTFDARIVGRDSSTDLAVLKIDAANLPAAVIGNSDEVEVGEWVLAIGNPFRLRSTVTAGIVGALSRDVQIINDDYRIESFIQTDAAINRGNSGGALVNTSGELIGINTAIATQSGSYQGYGFAVPSNLALKIARDIIEYGEPRRGLLGIQIITVDAQTAERIGMDEIRGVMISGIPGNPAEEAGLQPDDVILAVNGEKVDESNLLQERVAMYRPNDEVTLTIWRDGKTFDRVLTLEERPEQEPLTSQMDVEGEEELEQWEEIPENGYERGIEHKRFDSFGFTLRALSTPEDPEIFNVYFYRVQPNSEAWNKGISEGDELLEVNGAGVKNMSDVENEISNSLKNNRSLELKLQTADGAIGFYKLN; encoded by the coding sequence ATGAAATTTCGAGATAAATTACTTTCCGGAATACTGTTGATACTCATTGGAATTATGCTGGGAATGATTTTAATGCTTTTCCGCGAAGGTTCCTTCTCTTTCGATTTAGCGGAAGTGCAGGTTACGGAAGTTAAAAAAAGCTCCGAACCAATCTGGAGCGACGAAGATCTTGAAAAAATCGACGATCGGTTCCTGTTTCAAACAGCCGCCAAACGAATAACACCAACTGTAGTTTATATTGAAACGGTTGTCTCAAACCGCAACCGAACTCGAGGAGGTAGTGATGAAGAGGAGGAAGAAGATGGATTCTGGGAACGGTTTCTGCCGCCAAGGGCCCGTACTGTTGGATCGGGTGTACTTATTACCAGGGATGGTTATATACTGACCAATAACCATGTAATTGAAGATGCTGTTCGGGATGGAATTTCTGTAACACTGAACGACAAGCGAACCTTCGATGCACGTATTGTAGGACGAGATTCCAGTACAGATCTGGCCGTCCTGAAAATAGACGCTGCCAATTTGCCTGCTGCTGTGATTGGAAATTCTGATGAAGTTGAAGTGGGGGAGTGGGTATTGGCCATCGGGAATCCATTTCGATTGCGTTCTACAGTTACAGCCGGAATTGTAGGCGCTCTCAGCCGTGATGTACAGATAATAAATGATGATTATCGCATTGAGAGCTTCATTCAGACAGATGCTGCCATTAACAGGGGCAATAGCGGCGGAGCACTGGTAAATACAAGCGGTGAGCTGATTGGAATCAACACAGCTATTGCCACCCAAAGCGGCTCCTACCAGGGGTATGGTTTTGCCGTTCCAAGCAACCTGGCGTTGAAAATTGCACGGGATATTATTGAATATGGAGAACCCAGGCGGGGATTGTTAGGTATTCAAATAATTACGGTGGACGCTCAAACCGCTGAACGAATTGGAATGGATGAAATTCGTGGGGTTATGATCAGCGGAATTCCCGGTAACCCCGCCGAGGAAGCCGGTCTCCAACCCGATGATGTGATTCTTGCCGTTAATGGCGAAAAAGTGGACGAATCGAATCTCTTGCAGGAGCGGGTGGCAATGTACCGTCCGAATGATGAAGTAACACTGACAATCTGGAGAGACGGCAAAACATTTGATCGGGTTTTAACACTCGAAGAGCGGCCTGAACAAGAACCGTTGACATCTCAAATGGATGTTGAGGGTGAGGAAGAATTGGAACAGTGGGAGGAGATTCCTGAGAATGGTTACGAACGAGGTATTGAACATAAACGGTTCGACAGCTTTGGATTTACATTGCGTGCATTATCCACACCGGAAGACCCTGAAATTTTCAACGTTTATTTTTACCGGGTTCAGCCAAACTCAGAAGCATGGAACAAGGGAATTAGCGAAGGAGACGAGCTTTTAGAGGTGAATGGTGCAGGCGTTAAAAATATGAGCGATGTGGAAAATGAAATTTCAAATTCTCTGAAAAACAACAGATCTTTAGAGCTTAAATTACAAACTGCAGACGGAGCCATCGGCTTCTATAAGTTAAATTAG
- a CDS encoding porin family protein, whose protein sequence is MKKPFLLFAFLLVSITLVQTSSAQIGIRGGFNLSRFVGEDVSETEDLMGLNAGLSFSIINLGPLSIVPEVYYAEKGTRLTEQLQQFQQQDPENPINPGDVELEFNLAYVEIPILAKIRLPFLSTEVIHPYIAGGPVFGFRLDCSISFTNETAEQRIQDCVDDNFSDLEATFNDADRGYVLVSGIDFQIPILGTLTLDGRYYRGLSRLIENQENDDIYNQNITLMLGYTIGF, encoded by the coding sequence ATGAAAAAGCCATTTTTATTATTCGCCTTTCTTCTGGTATCAATTACGCTGGTTCAAACTTCTTCTGCACAAATTGGAATACGAGGCGGTTTTAATTTATCGCGATTTGTGGGAGAGGATGTTTCCGAGACAGAGGATTTAATGGGTCTCAATGCAGGCCTTTCTTTCTCTATTATTAATCTTGGACCGCTTTCTATAGTACCAGAGGTATATTATGCCGAAAAGGGAACCCGGCTAACAGAACAGTTACAGCAATTCCAGCAGCAAGATCCTGAAAATCCCATAAATCCGGGTGATGTAGAGTTGGAATTCAACCTTGCGTATGTGGAAATTCCAATTTTGGCAAAAATTCGACTTCCTTTTTTGAGTACCGAGGTTATACATCCATATATAGCTGGTGGGCCGGTGTTCGGGTTTCGGCTGGATTGCAGTATCTCCTTCACAAACGAAACTGCAGAGCAAAGGATACAGGATTGTGTGGATGACAACTTTTCTGATCTGGAAGCTACATTTAACGACGCAGATCGCGGATATGTTCTTGTATCCGGAATAGATTTTCAAATCCCGATTTTAGGCACACTCACATTGGATGGCAGATACTATCGCGGGCTTTCCAGATTGATCGAAAACCAGGAAAATGATGATATCTATAACCAAAATATTACACTGATGCTTGGTTACACTATTGGGTTTTAG
- a CDS encoding glycosyltransferase — MKIIDVAEFYTDQGGGVKTYINQKLRAANRLGHEMVIIAPGRKPGEEERNGGRVIWVKGPRLPLDPRYTILWRKKEVQRIIDREKPDVVEGSSAWTGGWFAGQWNGDAAKTLIFHQDPVAVYPQTFLGQFLSLERIDRLFGFYWRFLKRLSHKYDATIVSGDWLKTRLKKFNIHNPVSVPFGIDKNFFSPDRRDPELRAKILSDLGLPKDAHLLISVSRHHPEKRLSTIIDGFKIASKKKAMGLIIFGGGPIKKWIEFKSKDVEHLKLMGFTSNRSELADIMASSDYFVHGSAAETFGLVVAEAICSGLPIVVPDRGGGIDLAEPDYAEIYKTGNKEKLAEALLKITDRNRNDLTKSCVDAARNSIRTVNEHFDHLFSFYEELVSRSNKT; from the coding sequence ATGAAAATAATTGACGTTGCTGAATTTTATACTGACCAGGGCGGAGGAGTAAAAACCTATATCAATCAAAAATTAAGAGCAGCGAACCGATTGGGGCATGAAATGGTGATTATTGCTCCAGGCAGAAAACCTGGCGAGGAAGAACGAAACGGAGGACGTGTAATTTGGGTGAAGGGACCGCGCTTACCGTTAGATCCGAGATATACCATTTTGTGGCGTAAAAAAGAGGTTCAAAGGATTATTGACCGCGAAAAACCCGATGTTGTAGAAGGATCATCAGCCTGGACAGGCGGATGGTTTGCCGGGCAGTGGAACGGGGATGCAGCAAAAACACTTATTTTTCATCAAGATCCTGTAGCCGTATACCCGCAAACATTTTTAGGCCAATTTCTGTCACTTGAAAGGATAGACCGTTTATTTGGATTCTATTGGCGGTTTTTAAAGAGACTGAGCCACAAGTACGATGCAACGATTGTAAGTGGTGATTGGTTAAAAACCAGGCTTAAAAAATTTAATATCCATAACCCTGTTTCTGTACCTTTTGGGATCGATAAAAACTTTTTCTCACCAGACCGGAGAGATCCTGAATTGAGAGCAAAGATTTTAAGTGACCTGGGTCTCCCCAAAGATGCGCACTTATTAATTTCTGTGAGTCGTCATCATCCCGAAAAACGGTTGAGTACAATTATTGATGGTTTCAAAATAGCTTCGAAAAAGAAAGCGATGGGATTGATCATATTTGGTGGCGGGCCAATTAAAAAGTGGATTGAATTTAAGTCTAAAGATGTTGAGCATTTGAAATTGATGGGTTTTACATCAAATCGATCGGAACTTGCTGATATTATGGCAAGCAGCGACTATTTCGTACATGGATCAGCGGCTGAAACTTTTGGACTGGTTGTTGCTGAAGCTATCTGCAGCGGACTCCCCATTGTTGTGCCAGACAGAGGCGGTGGTATTGATCTGGCTGAACCCGATTATGCTGAGATTTATAAAACCGGAAATAAAGAAAAGCTGGCTGAGGCATTGTTAAAAATTACCGACCGCAATCGTAACGATTTGACTAAATCTTGTGTTGATGCAGCCAGGAATTCAATCCGAACGGTAAATGAACATTTTGATCATCTTTTTTCTTTCTATGAAGAACTGGTCAGCAGGAGTAATAAAACTTAA
- a CDS encoding OmpA family protein, with product MKTHYNLLLAVLLIPLLITSTANAQDEDQVPDKLSIGLLGGITQGHMNLGTEYNPTFGFNLRYAANPAIAVQTNFSFGKMTTHPDDDNYFEREFENSYITTSMSSQIDILRLLGSTSENVKLYTSVGLGLIFSDVTTSVNNQIGNWENFKGEDHSEPSMFASFGPGVRFNLGRRVDLFAQYDYFISNSELIDGFRTRPEMDIDLHRRTPDNWSAVTAGIQIKFGSSDKDADWHTYTPGLDPSALDGVNRRLDNLDERVADNTSRIDDNQEYLRMLEDRMDEFEERLNNLEQMLEDMDRVEMTISNDVLFAFDSSVIRESAKPTLAKIARALNNHPDRTLNVAGHTCDIGTEEYNEGLSDRRANAVKEYLVKSGISANRIMTEAYGESDPLVPNENEAARKLNRRVELTIE from the coding sequence ATGAAAACACATTACAACTTGCTACTTGCAGTGCTGTTGATACCACTCTTGATAACATCAACGGCTAACGCACAGGATGAAGATCAGGTACCGGACAAATTAAGTATTGGTCTGTTGGGAGGTATAACACAGGGACATATGAATTTAGGTACAGAATACAACCCAACATTTGGATTTAATTTGCGATATGCTGCGAATCCTGCCATTGCAGTTCAGACAAACTTTTCATTCGGAAAAATGACTACCCATCCGGATGATGATAACTACTTCGAACGTGAGTTCGAAAATAGCTATATCACTACTTCGATGTCTTCGCAGATTGATATACTCAGGCTGTTAGGGTCTACATCAGAAAATGTGAAATTATATACCAGTGTGGGACTTGGTCTTATTTTTAGTGATGTAACCACTTCTGTAAATAATCAGATTGGCAACTGGGAAAATTTCAAGGGAGAGGATCATTCGGAACCGTCAATGTTTGCTTCATTTGGACCGGGTGTTCGTTTTAATTTAGGACGCCGAGTTGACCTTTTCGCTCAGTACGACTATTTCATCTCTAATTCAGAACTTATTGATGGATTTAGAACTCGACCCGAAATGGATATTGACTTGCACAGACGTACGCCAGATAACTGGAGTGCAGTAACGGCAGGTATCCAGATTAAGTTTGGCAGCAGCGATAAGGATGCAGACTGGCATACATACACACCTGGGCTCGATCCAAGTGCACTTGATGGTGTTAATAGACGCCTTGATAATCTCGATGAGCGTGTAGCGGATAACACATCCAGAATCGACGATAACCAAGAGTATCTCAGAATGCTTGAAGACCGCATGGATGAATTTGAAGAACGACTCAACAATCTCGAACAAATGCTTGAAGATATGGATCGTGTAGAGATGACGATCTCCAACGATGTTCTGTTTGCCTTCGATTCATCCGTAATTCGGGAAAGTGCAAAACCAACACTGGCAAAAATTGCACGGGCATTGAACAACCATCCCGACAGAACACTGAATGTTGCCGGCCACACTTGCGACATTGGTACAGAAGAGTATAACGAGGGACTTTCTGATCGACGAGCAAATGCTGTGAAAGAGTATCTCGTGAAATCAGGAATATCCGCTAACCGAATTATGACAGAAGCGTATGGCGAGAGTGATCCTCTTGTACCAAACGAGAATGAAGCTGCACGTAAATTGAATCGCCGTGTAGAGCTTACGATCGAATAA